One Castanea sativa cultivar Marrone di Chiusa Pesio chromosome 4, ASM4071231v1 DNA window includes the following coding sequences:
- the LOC142632747 gene encoding receptor-like protein EIX2 has translation MLDSSIPHSHWLSNLSGLSILNIAYNSLRGTISDAFSNLVFLGELVHSYSHYIEGQLPADMESLTKLRKLDLSGNNITCIIPSSFAKLCNLQKLKSDAQWRNWGEITEFVDGLSQCSNSCLESLVLADNGSRGGSIRNFSSLQEPYLTGNKMRVIPESMGKSSMLSTLDGKVSFTEAHFQNLSHLTILCFSVVSTTLSFVFDVKYDWIPPFNLGIAELENILIGPNFPAWLYNVDNQLSPWT, from the coding sequence ATGTTGGACTCCTCAATACCTCACTCTCACTGGTTGTCAAATTTGAGTGGTCTTTCAATCCTCAACATTGCTTACAATTCCCTTCGAGGTACCATTTCAGATGCATTttcaaatttggtttttttgggaGAGCTTGTTCATTCATACAGTCATTATATTGAAGGTCAGTTACCAGCTGATATGGAAAGTTTGACCAAATTACGCAAATTGGATTTATCTGGAAACAACATTACTTGTATCATACCAAGCTCATTTGCCAAACTTTGCAACTTGCAAAAGTTGAAGTCTGATGCACAATGGCGTAATTGGGGGGAGATAACTGAGTTTGTGGATGGATTGTCCCAATGTTCTAACAGCTGCCTAGAATCGCTAGTTCTGGCTGATAATGGTTCGCGGGGGGGTTCTATCAGAAACTTTTCGTCCCTACAAGAACCTTACCTCACCGGAAATAAAATGAGAGTCATTCCAGAAAGCATGGGAAAATCATCAATGCTTAGTACGTTGGATGGGAAGGTGTCTTTCACTGAAGCTCATTTTCAGAATCTCTCACACTTAACAATTCTGTGCTTTTCTGTAGTGTCCACGACACTGTCATTTGTTTTTGATGTGAAATATGATTGGATTCCTCCTTTTAACCTGGGAATCGCTGAATTAGAAAACATTTTGATAGGCCCAAACTTTCCGGCGTGGCTTTATAACGTTGACAATCAATTGAGCCCTTGGACTTAA
- the LOC142632113 gene encoding UDP-glycosyltransferase 89B2-like — MTISSGNNAHLLIFPYPAQGHMIPLLDLTHQLVLHSFTITILTTPKNLHLLDSLLSTHPASINTLVLPFPTHPSIPQGLENTKDLAPTSFEAMICCLSELYDPITQWFKSHPSPPAAIISDMFLGWTHRLACELGIHRIVFSPSGAMALSVMYSLWRDLPRRENPSDENEAVLLPNIPSSPKYPWWKLSPLYRSFVEANLDSEFIKDAFRANMASWGLVINSFNELERVYLENLKKDMGHDRVWAVGPLLPSGPNQRGGSSSVKVEEILSWLDTCEDRKVVYVCFGSQALLNDNQKEKLAFGLEKSGVQFVWVVKEPTEVYVDGDNNTVPQGFEDRVAGRGLVIKGWAPQVLILSHRAVGAFLTHCGWNSVLEGIIAGVPLLTWPLGADQFVNDSLLVDELKVAIRVGEGRKFVPDPDELSRVLVDLVSQERVECKRAAELRGVALEAIEEGGSSVIEFDSMVSKLAALSLPVKNSTL, encoded by the coding sequence ATGACTATCTCATCAGGCAACAATGCCCACCTCCTCATTTTCCCATACCCAGCACAGGGCCACATGATACCACTCTTAGACCTAACCCACCAACTAGTCCTCCATAGCTTCACCATCACCATTCTAACCACCCCAAAGAACCTCCATCTCCTCGACTCTCTTCTCTCCACTCACCCAGCTTCCATCAACACCCTCGTCCTCCCATTTCCCACACACCCTTCAATCCCACAAGGCCTAGAAAACACCAAAGACTTAGCCCCCACTTCTTTCGAAGCCATGATATGCTGTTTAAGTGAACTCTACGACCCCATAACACAATGGTTCAAATCCCACCCTTCACCACCTGCGGCTATAATATCCGACATGTTCTTAGGTTGGACTCATCGACTCGCATGTGAACTGGGTATTCATCGTATCGTGTTCTCGCCCTCTGGTGCTATGGCCTTGTCTGTCATGTACTCTCTCTGGCGTGACCTACCTAGGAGAGAAAACCCTAGTGATGAAAACGAGGCCGTTTTGCTCCCCAACATTCCTAGTTCCCCGAAATACCCTTGGTGGAAACTCTCTCCCCTTTATCGTAGCTTCGTTGAAGCAAACCTAGATTCTGAATTCATCAAAGATGCGTTTCGCGCTAACATGGCGAGTTGGGGACTCGTTATCAACTCGTTTAACGAGTTGGAAAGGgtttatttggaaaatttgaaaaaagataTGGGGCATGATCGTGTCTGGGCAGTAGGACCATTACTCCCATCTGGGCCTAATCAGAGAGGTGGGTCCAGTTCAGTGAAAGTAGAAGAGATTTTATCGTGGCTTGACACGTGTGAAGATCGCAAGGTTGTGTACGTGTGCTTTGGGAGTCAAGCTCTATTGAACGATAATCAGAAGGAGAAGCTTGCATTTGGGTTAGAGAAAAGTGGGGTCCAGTTTGTTTGGGTGGTAAAGGAGCCCACAGAAGTATACGTGGACGGTGATAACAACACCGTTCCACAAGGATTCGAGGATCGTGTCGCTGGGAGAGGCCTTGTCATTAAAGGGTGGGCTCCACAGGTTTTGATACTAAGCCACCGAGCCGTGGGCGCGTTCTTGACTCACTGTGGATGGAACTCGGTCCTTGAGGGGATAATAGCTGGGGTGCCACTGCTGACGTGGCCATTGGGAGCTGACCAATTTGTGAATGATAGTTTATTGGTGGACGAGTTAAAGGTAGCAATAAGGGTCGGCGAAGGTAGAAAATTTGTGCCTGACCCGGACGAGTTGTCACGAGTTTTAGTTGATTTGGTGAGTCAGGAGCGAGTCGAGTGTAAACGAGCAGCTGAGTTGCGTGGGGTCGCACTTGAGGCCATTGAAGAAGGTGGGAGTTCGGTTATTGAATTTGACTCGATGGTCAGCAAGTTGGCTGCACTTTCATTACCAGTGAAGAATAGTACCTTATAg